Proteins encoded by one window of Kribbella flavida DSM 17836:
- a CDS encoding MFS transporter — protein MTGWARLLLAVVCGVAVASVYAAQPVLEPMGRDLGVSAELTGWIVAISQLGYLAGLVLLVPLGDVVDRRRLIAVHLGLTGAGLILTAVASAAWVAFVGLAVAGVFAVVVQTTVAYAASVSPPAERGRTIGVVTSGVVVGILGARAVAGALAELWGWRSVYAVLAVLALGLAPLVLAVLPSEARARRSAGYLRTVWSLGSLFGQRFFLTRGLIAFFLFASFGTLWSGLSLPLADLPWQLSESQIGLFGLAGLAGALGAARAGRWADAGRAGPVTGLSLILLILSWAAIAQLPWSLWFLVVGVVVLDFAVQAVHVSNQHLLTAAHPDRTSTVIGSYMVFYSLGSALGAATTTAVFTLHGWPASTVLGAAYATCALAIWATARQSTPATRRKQPRAESPGGTKVSSARWGGW, from the coding sequence ATGACGGGGTGGGCGCGGTTGCTGCTCGCGGTGGTGTGCGGTGTGGCGGTGGCGAGCGTGTACGCCGCTCAGCCGGTGCTGGAGCCGATGGGCCGCGATCTGGGGGTGTCGGCGGAGCTCACCGGGTGGATCGTGGCGATCAGCCAGCTCGGGTACCTGGCCGGGCTGGTGCTGCTCGTGCCGCTTGGCGATGTGGTCGACAGGCGACGGCTCATCGCCGTACACCTTGGACTGACCGGGGCCGGGTTGATCCTGACGGCCGTGGCGTCGGCTGCGTGGGTGGCGTTCGTGGGACTCGCCGTGGCCGGGGTGTTCGCGGTGGTCGTGCAGACCACGGTGGCCTACGCGGCATCGGTCTCCCCGCCGGCCGAGCGCGGCCGGACCATCGGTGTCGTGACCTCGGGGGTCGTGGTCGGCATCCTCGGCGCCCGGGCTGTCGCCGGCGCGCTGGCCGAGCTCTGGGGCTGGCGCAGCGTGTACGCCGTACTGGCGGTGCTCGCGCTCGGGCTCGCGCCGCTCGTCCTGGCCGTCCTGCCTTCGGAGGCGCGTGCTCGTCGATCGGCGGGTTATCTCCGGACCGTCTGGTCGCTCGGCAGCCTGTTCGGTCAGCGCTTCTTCCTGACGCGCGGGCTCATCGCGTTCTTCCTGTTCGCGTCGTTCGGGACTTTGTGGAGCGGACTGTCGTTGCCGCTGGCGGACCTGCCGTGGCAACTGAGCGAGAGCCAGATCGGATTGTTCGGTCTCGCCGGACTCGCCGGCGCCCTCGGCGCAGCCCGCGCGGGGCGCTGGGCCGACGCAGGACGAGCAGGCCCGGTCACCGGCCTGTCCCTCATCCTGCTCATCCTGTCCTGGGCCGCGATCGCCCAGCTGCCCTGGTCGCTGTGGTTCCTCGTCGTCGGCGTCGTGGTCCTGGACTTCGCCGTACAGGCTGTGCACGTGAGCAACCAGCACCTGCTCACCGCCGCGCACCCTGACCGCACCAGCACCGTCATCGGCAGCTACATGGTCTTCTACTCCTTGGGCTCCGCCCTGGGCGCAGCCACCACCACCGCCGTCTTCACCCTCCACGGCTGGCCGGCCTCCACCGTCCTGGGCGCCGCCTACGCCACCTGCGCCCTGGCCATCTGGGCCACCGCCCGCCAATCCACCCCAGCCACGCGGAGGAAGCAACCACGCGCTGAGTCTCCCGGCGGGACAAAAGTCAGTTCTGCACGGTGGGGCGGATGGTGA
- a CDS encoding winged helix-turn-helix transcriptional regulator, with protein sequence MAAVPEPSWTDPHCPVARTLDLVGDRWSLLVVRDAMDGARSFTEFQRRTGIARNILTDRLRKLIAHGLLTQRTAPSGRRQEYLLTDAGRDLFPVVLTLRQWGERHAFSPGEAHSILVDQQGNPVPELVPAGADGDPLDADTTSVRKIG encoded by the coding sequence ATGGCGGCAGTGCCAGAGCCCAGTTGGACCGACCCCCACTGCCCGGTCGCCCGCACCCTGGACCTCGTCGGCGACCGGTGGAGTCTGCTGGTCGTCCGCGACGCGATGGACGGAGCCCGCTCGTTCACCGAGTTCCAGCGCCGCACCGGCATCGCCCGCAACATCCTCACGGACCGCCTGCGCAAGCTGATCGCGCACGGTCTGCTCACCCAGCGCACCGCACCGTCGGGCCGCCGCCAGGAGTACCTGCTGACCGACGCGGGCCGCGACCTCTTCCCCGTCGTACTCACCCTGCGGCAGTGGGGCGAACGCCACGCCTTCTCCCCCGGCGAGGCGCACTCGATCCTGGTCGACCAGCAGGGCAATCCCGTCCCGGAGCTGGTGCCGGCCGGGGCCGACGGCGATCCGCTCGATGCCGACACCACTTCTGTGCGCAAGATCGGGTAG
- a CDS encoding serine/threonine-protein kinase, whose protein sequence is MLVAKRYELGPSIGRGGMGEVFRATDQVLGRPVAVKLLLPSDRDPQGAERFHREARAAALLSDPHVVSVYDFGRHDESFFLVMELVEGRTVSAELTEHGPLPMDRATDIVEQAAAGLAAAHRADVVHRDVKPGNLLVAADGTVKVADFGIAHLPGQGATTLTATGQIIGSSHYLAPERARGGRAGKPSDVYSLGCVLYQLVTGRPPFTGEQPTAILYQHVDAAPEPPSLTRPELAGPFEAVLLQMLAKDPADRPTAAEIAAGALRAQPLGDDWRAVAAVPAAATVAAATVPAAPVEAAPVAGQPAAAERPPRRRSRALLAGVTAALATTAAVLAGVALYGNEPKVPTTDVSPQPETTPKPGASLSTPGPSTTTTSTVGGTQTAPPNQANPTGSVQPSQSTGQQEVTATPSPGSTTSTSTTSPSVPPETSTTPSTPVESSTTPTPSTEPTPSDDPPTSTTPSPDTSTTTPPAEGTPTPDRENRSTPTPSN, encoded by the coding sequence GTGCTGGTAGCGAAGCGGTACGAACTCGGTCCGTCGATCGGGCGAGGTGGCATGGGAGAGGTCTTCCGTGCCACCGATCAGGTGCTGGGGCGACCGGTGGCGGTCAAGTTGCTGCTGCCGTCCGATCGCGACCCCCAAGGCGCCGAGCGGTTCCACCGCGAGGCGCGCGCCGCCGCCCTGCTGAGCGACCCGCACGTGGTGTCGGTGTACGACTTCGGCCGGCACGACGAGAGCTTCTTCCTGGTGATGGAGCTGGTCGAGGGCCGGACGGTCTCCGCCGAGCTCACCGAGCACGGCCCGCTGCCGATGGACCGGGCGACCGACATCGTCGAGCAGGCCGCCGCGGGTCTCGCCGCGGCGCACCGGGCGGACGTCGTACATCGCGACGTAAAGCCGGGCAACCTGCTGGTGGCGGCCGACGGGACCGTCAAGGTCGCCGACTTCGGCATCGCGCACCTGCCCGGCCAAGGGGCGACCACCCTGACCGCGACCGGCCAGATCATCGGCAGCTCCCACTACCTCGCCCCCGAGCGGGCGCGCGGCGGGCGGGCCGGCAAGCCTTCGGACGTGTACTCGCTGGGGTGCGTGCTCTACCAGCTGGTCACCGGCCGGCCGCCGTTCACCGGTGAGCAGCCGACGGCGATTCTCTACCAGCACGTCGACGCTGCTCCGGAGCCACCCAGCCTGACCCGGCCCGAGCTTGCCGGGCCGTTCGAGGCCGTCCTGCTGCAGATGCTCGCGAAGGATCCCGCGGACCGGCCGACCGCCGCCGAGATCGCGGCCGGCGCTTTGCGCGCCCAGCCGCTCGGCGACGACTGGCGTGCGGTCGCCGCCGTCCCCGCCGCCGCGACCGTCGCCGCTGCGACGGTTCCTGCCGCGCCCGTCGAGGCCGCGCCAGTCGCCGGCCAGCCGGCGGCTGCGGAACGGCCGCCCCGGCGGCGATCGCGAGCGTTGCTGGCCGGCGTGACCGCCGCACTCGCGACGACAGCAGCCGTCCTGGCGGGAGTCGCGCTCTACGGCAACGAGCCCAAGGTGCCGACGACCGACGTCTCCCCTCAGCCGGAGACCACCCCCAAGCCGGGCGCGAGCCTCAGTACGCCGGGACCCTCCACGACGACGACCTCCACGGTCGGCGGGACCCAGACCGCTCCCCCGAACCAGGCGAACCCGACAGGCTCGGTCCAGCCGTCACAGAGCACCGGTCAGCAGGAAGTCACTGCGACCCCCTCCCCCGGCAGCACCACCTCGACCAGTACGACGTCGCCGAGCGTGCCCCCGGAGACCAGTACGACGCCCAGTACGCCGGTCGAGTCCAGCACGACGCCCACCCCTTCCACCGAGCCGACACCGTCGGACGACCCTCCCACCTCGACCACCCCGTCCCCCGACACCTCCACGACCACCCCGCCGGCGGAAGGCACGCCGACGCCGGACCGGGAGAACCGCAGTACCCCGACCCCGTCGAACTGA